CGACTGGACCCCGTCCCCGCTCGGATCACCGATCCTGACGGGTTCGCTCGCCCACATCGACTGCACTGTCGAGAACGTGCACGACGGGGGCGACCACTGGGTGGTGTTCGGCCGTGTCTCGTCGCTCAGCGAGGTGCGCGACGAGAAGGAACGGCCTCTGCTGTTCTACCGGGGCCAGTACACCGGGATCGAACCCGACAAGACCACCCCGGCCCCGTGGCGGGACGATCTCGAGGCCTTCCTCACCTCCGTCACCGAGGACACCTGGCTGTAAAAGGAATCCGATCCCGGCGTGCCGCGGCTCTCACGAGTTGCACCCTCACGAGTTGCCCGGCGCGTCGGGATCCTCCTCGTAGTACTCGGTGGTGACGACCCGCTTGACGAGTCGCGGTCGGCGGCCCGTGCCCGACTCGCTCGATGCGGTCGAATCGCCCTCTTCTGCAGGAGTTTCCGCGACAGGTTCCGGTTCCGGCGGATGGGCGGGTCCGGTCGGCCCGGGGCCGATGATGTCGGAGTCGCCCGCTCCCGGCGTGTCGGCGGCGTGCCGCGCCGTGGTGTCGGACTGTGCCGAAGAGCTCGAGGATGCCGACGGGGCCGCCGCGGTCCGCCCGGGTACGGAACGGGCGAGCGCCTCGTCGCGCTGTCCCATCGCCGGCGGGCGGTAGTCACCGGCGATGCTCTCCTGTGCGACGTCGGGTGGCAGCGTGCCACCCTGGGCGGTCGGCTCCGGCGCGACCGGTGTCTGCGTGGGGGTGACGACGCCGGTCGGGGCGTTCGTGTCCGGGGTGTTCGTTCCCCCTGCGTCGATTCCTTCTGTGCCGATTCCCCGTGCCTCAATTCCCCCTGCCTCGATTCCCCCTGCCTCGATTCCCCCTGCGTCGAGTCCCGTGGCGCCGTGGTAGTAGCGGTACAGCTCGTCCTCCTCGAGCGGGGTGAGCTCCCCGTCCTCGTCGATGTTGGGAGCCCCGGTGATGGTGTCCTTGTCGTAGGGCAGGCGCACCCCGGTGCGGTCCAGCACGGCCTCGTCGAGGGGAGCGAAATGTCGTCGTGTACCGAACAGTCCGGTGACGACGGTGACCCACGCGGGCTTACCCGTGTCGTTGTCGAGATAGACTTCGCCGACCTTGCCCAGCTTCTCGCCGTCGGGTCCGTAGGCCGTGGCGCGAGCGAGGGTGTCGATGTCGTCGTTGCTGATCATGATGTCCTCATCCCTGGGGAATCCGCTTTCCGTCGGTGCTGAGCGGATGCCCTGCGGTGAGGATCCCGAAACGCCGCCGACCCTTGCCGGGCGCGGCCCCGCGTGTTATCCATATTGTTGACAATCCGACAATGGATCGCGTCTGCGGCCGGCGATCACCCGGAAGGAAGGCCGTCATGACCCGACTGTCTCCACGCCTCCTCCAAGCCACCCCCGTCACCGTCGACCACGCCGAGGGCTGTTACGTGCACGGCACCGACGGCCGCCGTTATCTCGACTTCACCGCCGGCATCGGTGTCACGAGCACCGGCCACTGCCACCGGCACGTGGTGGAAGCGGCCCGCCGCCAGATCGGTTCGCTCATCCACGGCCAGTACACGACCGTCATGCACCGGCCCCTGCTCGAACTCACCGAGAAACTGGGCACGGTGCTCCCCGACGGGCTGGACTCGGTGTTCTTCGCCAACTCCGGCAGCGAGGCCGTCGAAGCCGCCCTGCGACTCGTGCGCCAGGCCACCGGCCGCCCCAACGTCGTGGTCTTCCACGGCGGATTCCACGGCCGCACCGTCGCGGCCGCGACCATGACCACCTCGGGAACCCGCTTCTCGGCGGGTTTCTCGCCGCTGATGGGCGGGGTGCACATCGCGCCGTTCCCCACTGCCTACCGCTACGGCTGGACCGAGGAGGAGGCCACCGACTTCGCGCTGCGCGAACTCGACTACCTGTTCGCCACCGTCACCTCTCCCGCCGAGACCGCCGCCTTCCTCGTCGAACCGGTTCTCGGCGAGGGCGGCTACGTCCCGGGCAACACCCGGTTCTTCCGGGGTCTGCGGCAGCGCGCCGACGAGCACGGCATCCTGCTGGTCTTCGACGAGATCCAGACCGGCTTCGGCCGCACCGGAAAGTTCTTCGGGCACCAGCACTTCGACGTCCGACCCGATGTGATCACGATCGCCAAGGGGCTCGCCAGCGGGTTCCCGCTGTCGGGCATCGCCGCCTCCGAGGGCCTCATGGCCCGCGCCTGGCCCGGCTCGCAGGGCGGCACCTACGGCGCGAACGCCGTCTCCTGCGCGGCGGCCGTCGCGACCCTCGAGGTGATCGAGAAGGAAGGACTCGTCGACAACGCCGCCGTCCGCGGGCGCGAACTGCTCACGGGGGCACGCCACACCGCGACCGGCGCGATCGGCGACGTCCGCGGGCTCGGCCTCATGGTGGGCCTGGAGTTCACCACCGACGGCGCCCCCGACCGCGACCGGGCCACCGCCGCACAGCAACTTGCCGCGAAGAAGGGTCTGTTTCTGCTGACCTGCGGCGCCCACATGAACGTGGTGCGGATGATCCCACCGCTGATCGTCACCGCCGAGCAGATCGACGAGGCCCTGGGCATCTGGTCCGAGGTGCTCGCCGAGATCTGACCGACCCGAAGGAGATCGCGTGGCCCGTTACATCACCATCGCCCTCGACAAGCGCGGCATCATCTGCCGGGCACGGCTTCTCGACGACGAGGCGCCGCTGACCTGCGAGGCGGTGTGGAACGCGCTGCCGCAGAGCGGCGACGCCTACCACGCCAAGTACGCCCGCAACGAGGTGTACACCCTGGTGCCGCGCATCACCGCCGCGCCGCACCGCGAGAATCCCACCGTCACACCGATTCCCGGTGACGTGTGCCTGTTCGACTTCGAACCGTGGGAGATCGGGAATCCCGCCTACGGCTACGAACCCGGCTCCGAGGCCCACGCCGCCCAGGGCGCCACCGATCTCGCCCTGTTCTACGGCCGCAACAACCTGCTCCTCAACGGCGACGTGGGCTGGGTACCCGGCAACGTCTTCGCCACGATCGAGGAGGGGCTGCCGGACCTCGCGGCCGCGTGCAACGACCTGTGGATCCAGGGTGTGGCGGGGGAGACCCTGAGCTTCGCACGGGAATAGCACTTTTCACGACAGCGCGTACTCCGCGAACCGGGCCACCGCGAGCAGCAGGTCGTCGGAGTGCCGTGGCCCTACGATCTGCAGGCCCACCGGCAGTCCCGCCGCGGTGGTACCCACCGGGATGGTGATCGCCGGCTGCTGGGTGAGGTTGAACGGATAGGTGAACGGCGTCCACTGCGGCCAGCGCGTCGCCGACGACCCCGGCGGCACGTCGTGGCCGGCCTCGAACGCCGGGATCGGCACCGTGGGGGTGAGCAGCACGTTGTGGGTCTGGTGGAAGGTGCCCATCCGGATCCCGACCGCCGCGGCGACCGCCCGGGCCTCGAGGTACTCCACCGCGCTCAGCTGATCCCCGCGCTCCCACACGTGCGCCAGCCCCGGATCGACCTTGTCGCGGGCCCCCTCGGGGAAGGTGTTCAGCATCGCGGCGGCCCCGGCCGCCCACAGCGTCTCGAACGCATCGAGCGGATCGCCGAAGCCGGGATCGGTCTCGGTCACGCGCAGACCCGCCTCGGCCAGCACTCGCACGGCCCGGTCGACGATCTCGGCCACCTCGGGATCGACCTCCACGTATCCGAGGTCCCTCGAATAGGCGACGTCCATCCCCGCCACCTCCCGGTTCAACCCGCCGCGGAAGGTCGACAACGGCGGGGCGAGTGCCGTGGGGTCGCGGGGATCGGGCAGCGCGAGGATGTCGGTGAGCAGCGCCGCGTCCTCGACGGTGCGGGTGATCGGGCCGGCGTGCGCGAGCGGGCCGAAGGGGCTCGCGGGATAGAGCGGGATGCGCCCGTGGGTCGGTTTGAAGCCGACGACCCCGCAGAACGCGGCGGGGATCCGCACGCTCCCGCCGCCGTCGGTGCCCACCGAGCACGGGCCGAGGCCGGCCGCGACCGCCGCGGCGCTGCCCCCCGACGACCCGCCGGCCGTCCTCGTGGTGTCGTGCGGGTTGGTGGTGATCCCGCACAGCGCCGAATCCGTCACGGCCTTCCAGGCGATCTCGGGGGTGGTGGTCTTGCCGAGGAAGACCATGCCGTCCTCGCGGAGCCGGGCCGCGACGGGACTGTCGACGTCCCACGGCTGGCCGGGGTTCACGGCCTGCGAGCCGCGCAGGGTGGGCCAGCCTGCGGTGAGGAAGACGTCCTTGATGGAGACGGGCACGCCGTCGAGCAGTCCCTTGGCGTAGCCGGTGCGCCAGCGTTCCTCCGACCGCCGCGCCTGCGCGAGCGCCGACTCCTCGTCCACGAGGCAGAAGGCGTTGAGAGCGCGGTCCTCCCGGCCGATCTTCGCCAGCACCGTCTCGGTGACCTCGACGGGGGAGAGCTCACCAGAGGAGTACGCGGACACGAGTTCGACCGCGGTCATGTCGGTGGGGTCCATCGTGTCCTCCTTGCCGGCCGGTGGGTCCGGCCCTCACGTGCCGGGCACGTAACCGAGTTGCTTGTCCACCACGTTGCGCAGGGGTTCCCCGGCGAGGCGGCGGTGGAAGTTGTCCACGAACAGGTCGACCAGGGTGTCGCGCCACCCGATGAAATCGCCCGAATTGTGGGGCGTGATCACCACGTTCGGCATTTCCCAGAGGGGATGGTCGTCGGAGAGCGGTTCGGTCTCGAAGACGTCGAGTGCGGCCCCGGCGATCGTGCCCGAGCGCAGCGCCTCGACCAGGTCGGCGGTGTGCACGAGCTCGCCGCGTCCGACGTTGACGAAGCGGGCGTGCGGCGGCATGGCGGCGAAGATCCGGGCGTCGAACAGGTGCCGGGTCGCCTCGGTCAGCGGTGCGGCGGCGACGACGAAGTCTGCCTCGGCCACGGCGCGCGGCAGGTCCTCGGTGGCGGTGACGGTGCCGAAGTCGGGATCGTCCTCACGGGCCCGGCGGCCGGAACCGCGCACCGTCATCCCGACCGCGGTGAGGAGCCGGGCGATCGCGCGGCCGATCGGTCCGGTGCCCACCACGAGCACGGAGCGTCCGGTGATGCGTTCGGATTCGCGGTGCTTCCAGACGCGGTTGCGCTGGAGCCGCAGCGATTCGGGGAGGTCCTTGACGAACGAGAGGATCTGGGCCAGGACGTATTCGGCGATCGCGCCGTCGAAGACGCCGCGCGAGTTGGTCACCGTCACGTCGCTGTCGCGCAGTTCGGGGAACATCAGGGCGTCGACCCCGGCCGACGCGACGTGGATCCACTCGAGCGATCCGGCGGCGTGCCAGGCGTGCGGCAGGGCGTTGCTCAGGAAGTCGAAGGCGAACAACACGTGTGCGCCGTCGAGGGCGTCGGCGAGGCCGGCGGCGTCGGTGCAGCGCACGGTGGCGTGCTCGGTCACCGGGGCCATGCGCGCAGGATCCGGTACGGCCTCGGCATGAAGCACGGTTACGACCGTCTGGGCGTCCACGTTGACACCGTATGAGCGCATCGTATTATTGTCAACAATCCTCAAGGCTGAGGGAACTCATGACGAAGCCGAGGGACCGCATGGAACTGAACATTCCCGAATTCGAAGGTCCCCTGGCGCAGCGGGGCATCGGCGTGATCGCTCCTTTCGATCTCGCACTCGAACGCGAACTGTGGCGATGGGCGCCCCTCGAGGTCAGCCTGCACCTGGCCCGTACCCCCTACGAACCGGTGCCGGTCAGCCGGGTCATGGCCGAACTCGTCTCCGACCGCCGGCATCTGATGGTCGCGACCCGCGACGTGCTGTCGGTGGAACCGGAAGTCGTTGCCTACCTGTGTACCTCGGGAAGTTTCGTCAAGGGAGTGGCTTATGAGAAGGCCCTGTGCGACGCGATCTGCGAGGCGGGCGCACCCTGCGCGGTCACCACCTCGGGAGCGCTGCTCGAAGCCCTCCGGGCGCTGGATCTGACCCGCATCTCGATGATCACCCCCTACGACCGGGAACTCACCGACCTGCTGCGGGACTTCCTGAACGAGGCCGGAACCGAAGTCGTGCGGTCGGCGCATCTCGGTCTCGGCGGCGGCATCTGGAAGGTCAACTATCGCACCATCGCCGAGCACATCATCGGGGCCGACACCCCCGACGCGCAGGCGATCTTCGTCAGCTGCACCAACCTGCCCACCTACGACCTCATCGCCCCGCTCGAACAGGAACTCGGCAAACCGGTCCTCACGGCCAACCAGCTCACCATCTGGGCGTGCCTCGGCCGGATGGAACTGCCCATGACCGGACCGGGCAAGTGGCTGAGAGGAGTGTTCTGAATGCACCGTCGCCCCCGTCCCACCGTCGGGATCGTCTATCCGGATCATGCCGCGGAGGACGATTACCCGTTCGCCGCCGATCTACTCGGTGTGGACCTGCCCGTCGCCCACATCTACGGCACCGACCTGCACGCCGTGCCCGAACTGCTCGACCTGGGCAGCCCCGCCAAGCTCGCCGGGGGAGCCGCGCAGCTCGCCGGCGAACCGCTCGACGCGCTCGTGTGGGCCTGCACCTCCGGCAGCTTCGTGTACGGACCGGACGGCGCCCGCGATCAGGTCGAGCTGCTCTCCCGCGCCGCCGGGGGGGTACCCACGACCAGCACCAGCATTGCCTTCGTCGCCGCCCTGCGCGCACTCGGGATCGAGCGGGTCGCGGTCGCGGCGAGCTATCCCCGCGACGTCGCCGACCTGTTCGTCGCCTTCCTCACCGACGCCGGCATCGAGGTCGTCTCGCTCGCCGACGCCGGAATCGACACCGCTGCGGAGGTCGGCACCCTCACCGCCGAGCAGGTCGTCGGATTCGTACGGGACAACGACCATCCCGACGCGCAGGCCGTGGTGGTGCCCGACACCGCGATGCACACCCTGCGCATCCTGCGCGAACTCGAGAAGGAGGTCGGCAAACCGGTGCTGACCGCCAACCAGGTCACCGTCCGACACGGGCTCGAACTCGCCGGATATACAGTGGGTTGCCCGGAGCTGGGCACGTTGTTCGAGGAGGAAGTCGATCATGGCGCTCGGTGATCTGGGGGAGATACGTCCTGTCACCCGCCCGTCCACGGCGGAACTCATCGCCGAGGAACTCCGGTCGGCGATCGTGCGCGGCGCACTCGCGCCCGGCGCGCAACTCGGCGAGGCCGAACTCGCCGCACGCTTCGAGGTCTCCCGCGGTCCGCTGCGCGAGGCCATGCAGCGGCTGATCTCCGAAGGCCTGCTCTACAGCATCCGCAACCGCGGCATCTTCGTCACCGAACTCACCTTCGACGACGTCGTCGACATCTACCGCAGCCGCTGGGTCATCGAGGGCGGCGCCCTCGACATGGTGCTCGACGGCCGCCGCGAACAGACCTGGAAGGCACTCGGACCCGCGATCGAGGAGATGCGTGCCGCCGCAGAACGACAGGACGCGGCCGGGGTCTCCGACGGCGACCGCCGCTTCCACGAGATCCTCGTGGCCAGTGCCGAGAGCCCCCGCCTCGTGCGGGCCGCCCGCACCCTGCTCGTCGAGACCCGCATGTGCCTCGGCGCGCTGCAGACCACCTATCCCGACCTGCACGTGCAGGTCGACGAGCACGTGGTGCTGCGGGAGGCGATCCGCTCGGCTGACCGGAACGAGGCGCGCCGTCTGCTCGACGAACACCTGCACGACACCGTCGACCGGTTGCGCGACCTGAGCACCGACGACGGCACCGTGCCCGTGCCCGCCGCGAAGTGAGGGCGGTCAGATCTCGGCGGCGTCGCCGAAGGTCATCCGCAGCTCCGGGATCGACGACGACGCCAGGGCCCGCCGCGGCAGCCCCAGGCGCCGTAGTTCGTCGGCGATCGGGTGCGTGCCCAGCCGCAGGGTCGCGCCGCCGAGGCGGGTGCGGACCCCGCTCGGGTTCATCTCCCAGGTGGTGCGCCGCGTGACACCGTCGAGGTGCGAGTAGGCCGCGAGCGAAGCCGCGATCCCCTTGCCGGGAACGGGAATCCCGGGTGCGACGGTCAGCTCGGCGATCAGCGACCCGTCCGCGGAGACCGACCCCCGCTTGGTGGTGCCGTCGTGGTCGGCGTCGAAATCGGCCAGGGTCTTGGGGAATCCCCAGATCCCGCGGCCCGCGGCGAGGGTGAAGTCACCGTCGACGGGCAGGTGGTGGATGAGCGCACCCGCCTGCCCACCGAGCAGGCTGCGCCAGTCGCCGACGATGCCGCCGCCGCGGCTGCGGTGATCGCGCACCAGGAAACACACCCCGAACTCGTTGTACGGACCGAGATCCCCGTCCACGTAGTCGACGAAGACGAGCGTGCAGATTCCCCGCCCGGGGCGGTACTGCAGGATCTCGAGACCTGTGTGGGCGACGAGATCCTGCGCCGGACCGACGGGCACCGGGAACATCCCCATGAACGCCGTGGCGGCCCGGACCCGCACGGGCATCGTCACCGGTGTGCCCAGCACCAGATGCGTGGTCGTCTCGCTC
This region of Rhodococcus sp. Z13 genomic DNA includes:
- a CDS encoding PRC-barrel domain-containing protein, whose translation is MISNDDIDTLARATAYGPDGEKLGKVGEVYLDNDTGKPAWVTVVTGLFGTRRHFAPLDEAVLDRTGVRLPYDKDTITGAPNIDEDGELTPLEEDELYRYYHGATGLDAGGIEAGGIEAGGIEARGIGTEGIDAGGTNTPDTNAPTGVVTPTQTPVAPEPTAQGGTLPPDVAQESIAGDYRPPAMGQRDEALARSVPGRTAAAPSASSSSSAQSDTTARHAADTPGAGDSDIIGPGPTGPAHPPEPEPVAETPAEEGDSTASSESGTGRRPRLVKRVVTTEYYEEDPDAPGNS
- a CDS encoding aspartate aminotransferase family protein, which produces MTRLSPRLLQATPVTVDHAEGCYVHGTDGRRYLDFTAGIGVTSTGHCHRHVVEAARRQIGSLIHGQYTTVMHRPLLELTEKLGTVLPDGLDSVFFANSGSEAVEAALRLVRQATGRPNVVVFHGGFHGRTVAAATMTTSGTRFSAGFSPLMGGVHIAPFPTAYRYGWTEEEATDFALRELDYLFATVTSPAETAAFLVEPVLGEGGYVPGNTRFFRGLRQRADEHGILLVFDEIQTGFGRTGKFFGHQHFDVRPDVITIAKGLASGFPLSGIAASEGLMARAWPGSQGGTYGANAVSCAAAVATLEVIEKEGLVDNAAVRGRELLTGARHTATGAIGDVRGLGLMVGLEFTTDGAPDRDRATAAQQLAAKKGLFLLTCGAHMNVVRMIPPLIVTAEQIDEALGIWSEVLAEI
- a CDS encoding DUF3830 family protein, whose product is MARYITIALDKRGIICRARLLDDEAPLTCEAVWNALPQSGDAYHAKYARNEVYTLVPRITAAPHRENPTVTPIPGDVCLFDFEPWEIGNPAYGYEPGSEAHAAQGATDLALFYGRNNLLLNGDVGWVPGNVFATIEEGLPDLAAACNDLWIQGVAGETLSFARE
- a CDS encoding amidase — translated: MDPTDMTAVELVSAYSSGELSPVEVTETVLAKIGREDRALNAFCLVDEESALAQARRSEERWRTGYAKGLLDGVPVSIKDVFLTAGWPTLRGSQAVNPGQPWDVDSPVAARLREDGMVFLGKTTTPEIAWKAVTDSALCGITTNPHDTTRTAGGSSGGSAAAVAAGLGPCSVGTDGGGSVRIPAAFCGVVGFKPTHGRIPLYPASPFGPLAHAGPITRTVEDAALLTDILALPDPRDPTALAPPLSTFRGGLNREVAGMDVAYSRDLGYVEVDPEVAEIVDRAVRVLAEAGLRVTETDPGFGDPLDAFETLWAAGAAAMLNTFPEGARDKVDPGLAHVWERGDQLSAVEYLEARAVAAAVGIRMGTFHQTHNVLLTPTVPIPAFEAGHDVPPGSSATRWPQWTPFTYPFNLTQQPAITIPVGTTAAGLPVGLQIVGPRHSDDLLLAVARFAEYALS
- a CDS encoding D-2-hydroxyacid dehydrogenase codes for the protein MAPVTEHATVRCTDAAGLADALDGAHVLFAFDFLSNALPHAWHAAGSLEWIHVASAGVDALMFPELRDSDVTVTNSRGVFDGAIAEYVLAQILSFVKDLPESLRLQRNRVWKHRESERITGRSVLVVGTGPIGRAIARLLTAVGMTVRGSGRRAREDDPDFGTVTATEDLPRAVAEADFVVAAAPLTEATRHLFDARIFAAMPPHARFVNVGRGELVHTADLVEALRSGTIAGAALDVFETEPLSDDHPLWEMPNVVITPHNSGDFIGWRDTLVDLFVDNFHRRLAGEPLRNVVDKQLGYVPGT
- a CDS encoding Asp/Glu/hydantoin racemase — its product is MELNIPEFEGPLAQRGIGVIAPFDLALERELWRWAPLEVSLHLARTPYEPVPVSRVMAELVSDRRHLMVATRDVLSVEPEVVAYLCTSGSFVKGVAYEKALCDAICEAGAPCAVTTSGALLEALRALDLTRISMITPYDRELTDLLRDFLNEAGTEVVRSAHLGLGGGIWKVNYRTIAEHIIGADTPDAQAIFVSCTNLPTYDLIAPLEQELGKPVLTANQLTIWACLGRMELPMTGPGKWLRGVF
- a CDS encoding maleate cis-trans isomerase; the encoded protein is MHRRPRPTVGIVYPDHAAEDDYPFAADLLGVDLPVAHIYGTDLHAVPELLDLGSPAKLAGGAAQLAGEPLDALVWACTSGSFVYGPDGARDQVELLSRAAGGVPTTSTSIAFVAALRALGIERVAVAASYPRDVADLFVAFLTDAGIEVVSLADAGIDTAAEVGTLTAEQVVGFVRDNDHPDAQAVVVPDTAMHTLRILRELEKEVGKPVLTANQVTVRHGLELAGYTVGCPELGTLFEEEVDHGAR
- a CDS encoding GntR family transcriptional regulator, which produces MALGDLGEIRPVTRPSTAELIAEELRSAIVRGALAPGAQLGEAELAARFEVSRGPLREAMQRLISEGLLYSIRNRGIFVTELTFDDVVDIYRSRWVIEGGALDMVLDGRREQTWKALGPAIEEMRAAAERQDAAGVSDGDRRFHEILVASAESPRLVRAARTLLVETRMCLGALQTTYPDLHVQVDEHVVLREAIRSADRNEARRLLDEHLHDTVDRLRDLSTDDGTVPVPAAK
- a CDS encoding acetoacetate decarboxylase family protein, which codes for MSETTTHLVLGTPVTMPVRVRAATAFMGMFPVPVGPAQDLVAHTGLEILQYRPGRGICTLVFVDYVDGDLGPYNEFGVCFLVRDHRSRGGGIVGDWRSLLGGQAGALIHHLPVDGDFTLAAGRGIWGFPKTLADFDADHDGTTKRGSVSADGSLIAELTVAPGIPVPGKGIAASLAAYSHLDGVTRRTTWEMNPSGVRTRLGGATLRLGTHPIADELRRLGLPRRALASSSIPELRMTFGDAAEI